The region GGTCTTGTAATgagccccaccaaccaaagagaaaATGACAAGGTATGGAAGAGCTAACCAGCAGAAGTGATGGAGGCCAGCacggtaacagaatttaaacAAGATGGGTACAGATATACAAGCAGGTGGTAGGGACATGGTTAGAGGTTGAGTAAAAGTTTTGGGGCACAGCTGGTGACTGTAGAAGTGAGGGAATTCATGTCATCATCCCTATACAAAGTATGAACAACCAGAGAGGAAGGCAATTGGGTAGAGCGGAGCTGGTAACAGAGCAGATAATGACTAACGTTGCAAGACATTTTTTCCCCCCCTTAACTTATATCAGCAAAATCATCTTTTGCCTTAAAGTAAAATGATTCCTAATCTTTGCTCACTTAAAGAAGCACTATTATCGGCTTTACAATCAAAAGCAGATTAAAAAAGGGCAAGTCAAAAGACAAATCATCCACCCAGTGCTACCAAAATGGGAGGAAAGTCAAAAAACTGTGCACCACGTACCCTATCtgcctctccctcttccatcgtCTCCTCACAGAGACTCCCTGGAAGCCGTGCCGCACATGTGTTCCCAAACtaagtatttttactgcttagaATCTATTTGAATAAGTAGTGTTTAAGAAAATGTGTATAAGGCACCATGGGAGATCAATTTTCAAACCCTTTTACTTGGTAACTAGACAGTTACCAGAGTTAAATCAGCTGctgaaatcccccctcccccccccccccgggtagagATATGCACACTATTTCACAGTGTAACTAGTGTTACTTGTGCCACAAAGGGATGGACCAGCAAGCCATGAAGAGTGCACCAATTCTGCACTTTCTACAAAACAGGTTGCAAAGCCTGCTGGGAAAAACGTACCCAAGATGTCAGCTGGGCTCTGAATTTACAAAAAGGAAGAGTCACAGGGGGTTTTCCCTTTTGAAACTTTGCTTGCAAACTTGCAAGAAACACAGATCTTTGCCCCTCCGTGTACTGTTTTGAGAGTAATCTTTTTAAATCCCACTATTGAAATCAGGGAGGCCAGTTCAGGGCTATAGTCTTAACAGCCTACGCTGCCCCCTTCAGTAGAACCGTCAAGCCCGTTGAGCTGGGAGCTCCTTAAGGtgagatcagtggcgtaccaagggggggtgggtgggggcggtccgccccggatgcacgcttctgggggggggggggggggggggtgccgcgcgcctgtcgactcttcgttttcatgctccctttgccccggaacaggttacttcctgttccggggcagagggagcatgaaaacgaagagccggcgggcgcgcggcgcaccccccccagcagcgtgcacctggggaggggtctttcgctggggggggggggggtgtcgcgctgttccgggggtgggggcgctgcacccggggggcggggcgcatcggcgatccgccccgggtgtcagcccccctaggaacgccactgggtgagaTATGACATCTTTCACATGCTACTGTACCAGAATGTGCTTTTCTAGCATCAGCGCGTTCGCTTGACTAGTTTGTATTGCTAGATTGCGAGGGAATTCCTGGGGCAATATACATGAGCTATTGCTGCCTGGGCTGCACAGCATCTACTCTGGAGTCCAGCACGATGCTGCGAGTAGGAGCAAACTATTTTTTGCATGTTAGCCCTAGAAATCCCACGATCGAAGTGGAGAAAGCCATTTAAGCAGCAAAAGCGTCAAATCTGTGTTCCTGACTAGTCTTACGACATCTTGATCttcaataacaacaacaacaacaaaaaaactacaAAGGAAAAAATATCTTACAGACTCTGCCACATTTCATTGATCTGTGATGCTAATATGCTATATGGATATATTGGCAGTCAGGGAACTCTGcggtggtcttaaaccatgctcTGATCCAGCTTGATAAAACCCAAAATGCCATATGATCTCTAACCCAATTTTGCGGTTTGAAATGTTCATGAAGTATGTTATGGAATCTGGTCCATTCTAAGCTTtcaattggaggagtggcctagtggttagagtggtggactttggtcctggggaactgggttcgattcccactgcaggcacaggcagcaacttgtgactctgggcaagtcacttaaccctccattgccccaagtacaaataagtacctgtatataatatgtaagccgcattgagcctgccatgagtgggaaagcacagggtacaaatgtaacaaaaataaaatagatactattggggattctacatggaatgttgcttgctagcaacattccatgtagaagcctgcgtggccacattgctgttttgcaagggccaacttctacatggaatgttgctagtggaatagcaacattccatgtagaatctcaaatagtagcaacagtggaggagtggcctagtggttagggtggtggactctggtcctggagaactgagtttgattcccacttcaggcacaggcagctccttatgactctgggcaagtcacttaaccctccattgccccatgtaagccacattgagcctgccatgagtgtgaaagcgcggggtacaaaggtaataaaaaaataagagtagccatactgggtcagatcaatggtccatgtagcccggtatcctgttttccaaacagtggccaagccaggtcacaagtacctgtcagaaacccaaatcgcggcaacactccatactacaaatcccagggcaagcggttgcttcccatgtctgtctcaatagcagactatggacttttcctccaggaatttgtctaaaccattttttcaacccagatacgctaaccgttgctaccacctcctccggcaaagagttccagagcttaactatttgttgagtgaaaaaatatttcctcctatttgttttaaaagtatttccatgcaatttcctcgagtgtcccctagtctttgtacttttgtaatgagtaaaaaatcgatttacctctactcgttctacaccactcaggattttgtagacctcaatcgtatctcccctcatccgtctcttttccaagttgaagagccctaacctctttagcttttcctcatttaAATGGTGCAGCTGGGCCCAAATGTTCAGGTTCCTTCTTTTTCCCTCACTAGTCCAATCTAATCGAGCAGCAGTCGACGCGTATGGGTGGTTGGAAAGGGCAGGGAGCTTTTTATCAACGAGTGGCCACTGATTGGTACCCTACTGGTTTCTCAGGTTATTTTCAAAATCTAAACTCATGttgagcaatttatttatttatttatttttaaagaaatgtccCTATTCTGGCATTTTCTCTGCACCCACTGGAAACGATGTGCTGCAGGGGGAGGGCAACTGATCTTCTGAATGTTATCAGCCCAAATCAGGGACCTTGGAAAGCGATGGAGAATTCCAACCTTATCTTGCCCTCCGAGGTAAAAGGTCCCTACTGGCTTCTAGGGCGTGTGCATTTCTTAGTTTAGCTCCAGTTCTTTTGTGCACCTTtcttttagtgcacgttaaatacatttaaccctttagtgtcccatgttcccatcaatctgttcccatatggcttattacgggaacacgGGACACTAaagttaatgtgcactaattaCTTTAATGAGCTTTAATTCAACAGTTAGTGCATATTTAAATCAACTTACGGGTAAATAtttagctggcagcagtcagcgtttttttggccacttctggaattatgcccggatattcaatgccaagtcaTGTCCGGGCacagacactgaatatccaggtttatgcggCCGGCTATCTcttatccacttaagtgcaatgggaacataagcattgccatattgggacagaccgaaggtccatcaagcccagcatcctgtttccatcagtggccaatccaggtcacaagtacctggcagaaacctaaatagtagcaacattccatgcagaaccccaaagtctagcaaggttctagaattctaaagaataacaagattccatgcagaatttcaaagggtagcaacattccatatagaaccccaaagagtagcaagattccatttagaatcccaagtacataagtgttgccacactgggacagaccaaaggtccatcaagcccagcatcctgtttccttcagtggccaatccaggtcacaagtacctggcaagatcccagagcagtaaaacagatcttatgctgcttatcctagaaataatgtaTTGGAGGAAAACAGCACTTAGAACGGACTCAGCATGGTCTGTGTTTCCGGCATGTGCCTTCATCAGGAATCTAAAAGTGAAATAAGTATGGGAATAGTACTGAAACCTAAAGTAACTCTAGAGTCTGTGAAACGAGCTCCTCAGCTGTGCACAAGCCAGGACTGACAAACGAGCTCATTTTACAGACTCTAGCATTACTTAGTTTGGTTTTACCGCTGGCTTaccgctgtgcaagccatttccggggggggggggggggggggggttcctttttcTCCCGGAAATAGCGcatgctcagggcaggactaccgccggcagccgtACTGGGCCGGCGGCAGTCCCAAAAGAataagcggtaagcctgcattgggcttactgccactctgtaaaagggtcccatttgTTTTTTGTAAACATAGCTGTGCTATCATGTTTGCTGCCAAAATataagtattttacaaaaagctccatGTTCAGTGTGCCTTTGGTAAAATACTCTCCACATTTTGAACACCCTTTTCTGacttggggggtccttttactaaatgggcTACCTAACATTTAGGACCAAATTCTgtaaataacagaaaaaaaaatccctgaaagGTGCCGTTTGTAGAATATGTTTAGCACCAGAATCGGTGCTTATTCTAAACACGAGGATTTACAAGTAAATTCTGGTATAAATCCGTGAGTCTAAACTAAATGtgaatcccctttattctataacagtgcacataaattgtaaGGGTGCCTCTGATCCGCCAATGACCCTGCCGTGACTGCGCCTCCTTTTTGAGCCACGCGTAAAAAATTTTATACTTGGATCTCTGCGACTAAAAATGCAAGTGCAAATTTCAATTAGTGTTAATTGATTTCTAGCACCcaaattatcaatgctaattggctcattattcaattaaattgcatgtgtaaattgggtgcatgcccagaaTTGCTGCGCACTTTTAAGCACCATTCACCGAATTTCAGGGTTCGcgagagctaagctttagtaaaagggcctcttaggatGATTTGTATATTTCGGTAATTTCAATTTAGTCCTGAGAGCAATGATTGAGGCATTTAATAGGTTTTTGTCCTTGGTTTCTTTGTTTGAATCTTGAGTTGACTGAATTTTAAGTATATCGTAAAGCTGAAAAGACTAGAATTTGCCTGAATTGTTTTGTACTATTATGATGTTTTTGTGGCCAGTCTTTAGCTTGAAGAGATGAAACGGCAATGCTTTAGAGCAATCTCCAACCCTACTTGTAGCCTCCTGGCATCCCGATGTCGTTACCTAGCAATAAAAACGAAATTGCTTTTCATGTGTTCAACTGGATTTCCATTTCTGCACAGCTGGATTGTAAAATATTCAGTTGTAGACATGCAGATGTGATGATAATGAAGAAAGATCACACAGTTTAAAAGtatttgaaaacaaaatggaTAGGTTTTTTTTCAAGGtaaattttttccaaaaataaaacaaaaaaaaaaaaaaaaatttttttttttaaatgaaggcacGAGATCTGGCATCTTGGTTGGTTGCCAGCTGTCAAAAAGGAAATTTTGTTTTCAGAAAATCTCTAGCCGGGATTCAGAAGATAAACTGTTTCCTAAATGTATGTATATGGGTATGTGTGTGCAAGtttttggggggcggggggtgggggttggggagaagATGGGCGGGAAGAGATCAATTCTTAATTCTGCTGTTTAATAGTATTAAATCCTTCCAAATTGGTAGCTGCCACTCTGCTATCACTGTGCACACACATCTGGGCATGACCCATTTCAGTCAAAAAGTATGAAACatgtttaaaagaaaacaaaattctaCATAAGCAATAAGGAAACAAAAGATTCTTTAGCAGCCAAAACATAAATGCATAATATGATAAAAGACAATGAAATCTGTTTGAGAtttttcaaggttttttttttttatacccttCAGACTGTCCCTTATTAGTAGCTTTCATTAAAGCAGCGTTGTTATAAACTTCAGCTAGAACATAGGCATTAGCTCACTTCGGTTGTGACAAAGTGTTTCGTgatgagggagggaaaagagatttgttttaaaaatctttttacctttttcccccccccccctgtgacaGAAATTCAGCATAGGATACACATTTGGGGAGGTGGGGTGTACAGTGTCAACCACATGCAGATGTGATCGGCACACTCTCTTCTAACGGGGGCGTGCACTCACGCTCAGGCACTCGCACGTGTAGACAACATACACACGTACACAGTGAAGCCGCCTCCTTGGCTAGCAGCAAACCTAAccttgtggggggttttttgcaccccctctcccccaaccTTCACATTcttggaaataattttttttatcctATATAATGAGTATTCCTTCATCCTTGGCTTCCATCAGAGTCAAGTATCCAGTTTTCCAAAATTAATTTCAGGGTCTGTAATCCCCTGGGCCCTTTTCACATACCCTTCTGGTCCTAGATAGGAGAATATTATGTATCTACGGATATCACCATCACTTTgttaatgtgtttgttttttgtaaagcAGCATTGGTTTCTTATCTATACACAGGCAGGCGAATGTGAGCATGCTGATGGTCCAGAAGCCGGGGAACGGACACGGTCTCGTACCCTTTGCCCAACATTTGCTCCTTGATGCATGGTGGGTGAATGTCATTTATGAGATATTCCAAGGACTGTAGGCTGCTGCTAAGGATGGATGTATTGCACAACGTCTTGCTGGGTAGGCTGGACAGCCCATCGGACGGATGCACGCCAAATTCCCGGTGGGCATTTGCAAGGTCCTGTGGATTATAGCAGTCGCTAGTTGGGGTTACCAAGATGCTGTTCCATGGTGGAGCAAAATACTGCCCCACTGAGAAATTGCCATGCAAACCAACACAGTTCAAAGGGGAAGAGCTAACTTTTTCTACTGTGCTCGTTAAGGTGTAAGGACGAGAGACTCCCATGCACATTTCTGGAGATTTGCTAATTGCCCCCCctcctccactgcccccactgtaCATTCTGAGCTGCTGATGTTTTTGCTGCCATATTAGATAATCCATGCCGTCTGGGTACACAGCTGGCTTTGGCCCTAGAGCCACAGTGGTGTTTGAACTCACTGCCAGATCGGCCCCCGTGCGACAGTCTTGCAAAACCGTCCCGGCATAGGTCACAGCTCCTGCAGCCATGGTGGTAAAGCCATTGGCCATGCCATGCTTGGCTGGACTAGGGTTGGTTACAACAACCCCCTGGCAGGCCTGCTGTGAAACCTGAGCCTGGCACTGCTGATTGATCTGATAGATGATACTCTGAATGGATGGTAAATTTGACTGCTGTAGTGTTAGGTTCCTTCCGGTGATGGGGATGACGGAAGTGGCGACAGTCACGTTGGGTGGAACTGGAGCTTCCATGTGTTTCTGACTACTGTGGTAATTTAATTGTCCACTGCATGCCTGGCCTTGAACTAAAGTGCTTGACACTGGGTAGGGGGCAACACCAACTTGTGCGGGGGACATTTTAGCCCGCTTGCCCTCTGAATTCTTCACTATGCTTTTGCTGGAGGCTTTAACGATAGCCAGCAGGCCCTGGTATCCATTATTGAGCACTGGGTAGGGGCTGTACCGTTGGCCAGTTGTATCAAATCCATTCACAGTTCGGTTAAGGTGCTTGTGTTGTGGGACCCTGATGTTGGTAGGAAAGATCTTGATCGTTAAAGGACTGTTTGCAACCTTCTGTGCATAGGCGTCCAATTCGGCAGGACTGGGGTACCTTGGAGAATGCACCGATGCCATGGCTTCACCTACAAGACACAGGGAGAAGAGACAACGATATGTTAAACTGAAGACACAAACGCTATAATAATACATTTGAATAAAACTTGAAGGAATGTGTCGGTCCAGTATGCATAACAACCAGCAACAAACTCAAGTTTTGCCTGTGGATTAAAGATTCTCTGTTGGTTTGCAGATTGTCAAATGAAGGCATTATTATGGAAGTCAGACTGACATCAATCTAAAGGTAGATCTCTGAAGACGAACGATTACTCCTTGGTCCCTTTTCAAAGGCTGAGCTCCTTACTAAAGCTTCTCAATATTTCATTTTAGAAGTCTTGTTCTATAAAACAAATAGCACATCCTCAGAAAATACTCCCCGGAGTTTAGAGAATTTTACCAGCATTGGCCGATCCTTTCCTCAGTAATATCACGGGGCAAGACAGACATGTACACAAAGTTAAGATCTGATTTTTTTGTGCAGACAGCCAGAGGCGCCGGGGGCAAgggaggcaagattccctgggtccggcttccaaggggggggggggggggggcccagcgctggggtcTGGCTCTCTCCTGCGTGTCGGAACCCAGTTGATTGTGTTAACATGATAAcctggtcccggcacacaggagcaggagaatgacagacagagggaggagcagacgcatAGGGGGATGGAGGGTGGTGGCGGCCCTAGTTGGGGGGGGGACCCCGGGCCCGGCTGTCTCTCGGCGGTCCTGCACACAGCAAACCCACCGGCAGATCGAATGATCAGTGGCCTATCAGAGGAAAAGATTACATGCCAATCCCAGGGATAATGTACTTTCAGTTTATTATTATCAGTCACAACTCTGAAACCAACACTGTAGATACAATGTTCTTATTTTGGGCTACATTGACCTTGGGAACAGTAACACTTACAACAAGTCAGGCTTAAGAGCTCAAGCCTGCTGGTATATAAAGTTAAAAACACTGTGGCCTCTGGTGGAGGACAGGAGGCCAGAATGGTGGATAAAGCATGAACTAGTTATTAATGAAGACTCAGTGTCATCATTGAAGCACAAGCAGggccgcaggggggggggggggggggggacacaaaattccccgagcctctaagggggggggggccggcaccggggtctctctcctactcccaggccgctggcgctgcagtccctggtctcacctacctgccctcggctccgtcgacagccccccaccccctgcattcaaatcggcagcgcctcacctccgtgtaaaagcggcagatcgcctcccttcggggcttccctgtgtcccgccctcatctgatgtaacttcctgtttccacgagggtggggcacaatgagggaaggcccgaagggaggcaatctgctggtggtggatggaggggggctgtcgatggggctggggggtgggtggagactggagagcaggagagggaggtgacagtggtagcaattggggggggggggggggggggggaggcggccttgccccaggcctggctcagtctctgggCGGCCCTGAGCACAGGAAACTACCAGGTCCACCAATacatatgtggaggagtagcctattaactactgcagtggcctgagaaccagattcggtcccactgcagctccttgtgactctgggaaagtcacataACTCTCCACTGCCCCGGGTGCAAAATAAgtccctgcatataatatgtaaactactttgattgtaaccacagaaaggcagcatatctagggttaccatatgtccggatttacccagacatgtcctctttttgaggacatgtccaggcaaccgggcaggttttgccgattgctagcctcccctccccctacttactactgccctggtggtgtagtgacggcaggaaagagccccctctttcctgtccggtgCGCTGCCCTGTATGcattcttcctgttcctgatcttggcgccgattcaaaatggccaccgagagttgaagtgaccacgcgagacttcaactctcggcggtcattttgaagcggcaccgagatcaccaacaggaaggatgcatgcatgcagggcagtgctccgggcaggaaagagggggctctttcctgccccgaagaggtcactaaaccaccagggcagtagtaaggtaaggggaggggggtgacggggtgtgtgacaggggggaggggaaaatgtgacagggggtggagcgagggcgtgaaaggggcagggcagggtgtgtggtgggggcggggcatgtgtcctccttttttgggggacaaaatatggtaaccctaagcatatcaaatcccattccctttacctactaaaaaaaatatcaaaatttaaatttaaaaagaagaaaaaagctgGCAGACAGCTGCTGGACAGACTCCACTCAAGCAGGAAAGTAAACGGCACAACACTCCCTGGTTTGTCTCTTTTATAAATTCCTAGTACAAAGAACACTTAACAAGGCAGCGGTGCAATTTTATGGGAAATCTGTTATCTGGGGTCTACTGGGTACAGCTATAAAACCAGGAGAAAAACAAGACAACAGCCATTAAAGCCACTCATGTGACAAATGCTTAGCTCTTTCGAATTCTAGGGCTAATAACACTTGCTTTGAACGCAATGTTTTGAAAGACTTTTTCTTTAGTATTATAGATAATAATCTGAAATATCAGCTTTATCAATGACACACACAACCTTGATCACTTAATTGAAAGAATGAGTCTGACATCTTCAGGTTACTACAGGACTTCTCCCTTAAAGGGTAGACTGAGACAGATCTCCTTCCCCCTTACCTATCAATGCATCTGTGATTACCTCTTATCTTCCTTAAaaagaaagaacccccccccccaaaagaaaaactGAGAGCTACAGGTTCCCTTAGGCAACAGGTAAAAATGTGCACGGCTCTGCCTGTCCATAGACCCATGTGACAACCTGACTAATTACATTTCCTCTGCAGAAGCAACCAGGGGGTGATTAAAATATCAGGATCAATGAGATAAAAGCACAGACCTTTCAACCCTTTTTCCATCTCCCCACCAcccaaaacaaaagggaacaaaaaacaaacaaaaaccaaaataCCACCAGGGTGGCCATCTTGCCTAATCATCCTTTCCTTTTCTAAGATAGTAGTCAAGATTGAGTAGAATGGAATGGGTAATACCACAGTACAATCCTATGCACACTTCAGTCTGGGTTTCCCTCTTTCATATCAACATACAAAGCTTCGTTTCTGAGTCATGGCCACTCTTCTAATCTGAACAGACCATGGGTTTATCTAAATATTTATTGAGCATGAGCAGTATTGCCTGATATcctggttattattattatttgttacatttgcatcccacattttcccacatatttgcaggctcaatgtggcttacataataccgtgaaggcattcgccaaatccggtacgggataggtacaaaatgttgtattgggatagggaagataagattcaatcaagttgggttgaggtaaaagagttcattaatgtccaatatgatctttaatagtgaagtgttgcagggttgagtcatttaagttgggtcattcggcccttccgaataggtgagtctttaatgactttctgaattttaggtaatgataagttgttttcaccacttgtggcaatgcgttccacaggcgcgtgcctatgtaagagaagttggacacatgggttgtcttgtattttagtcctttgcaatttgggtaatggagattcaggtaagaccgtgatgaactggtactatttctaattgggagATTGACTAGGTCAATCATGTTATGACTTTAGATCTGagactctcaacccagtccttgggatacacctagccagttaggttttcatgaaacccacaaggaatatgcatgagatacatttgcatagaatggaggtagtgaatGCAAATGTACCTCGtgcatcttcattgtggatatctctttaacaaagcctaccacgaaaacCCATAACCAACTATAATACAACACCTATccacctttattcagaatgtatccttctataactgcttgaccaaatcCTCCTGTTTTCCTTgactctttgtaacaccaattgtattctttaccctggtatggtgataccataacaggtctttgtaagccacattgagcctgcaaataggtgggaaaatgtgggatacaagtgtaacaaataaataaataaatgaaaacctgactggctaggtgttgtCCTGAGGACAGAGTTGAGAACCCCTTTGCTGTCACCACTGAAGATGTACAACAAGGCTGGATCTAAAAGAAATTCTTAAGGTATCGGgccagttcccacctggacagttcccaccagacagttccaacccaccaattccccctgaGACAACTCCTacttaagggggacaattcccaccaatgactaccccccccccccccggtcacttCTCACCCtctctagccttttttttttttaaccaactgtagcttctttcttgtatcaggTCCTGGAACAAGGAAGTTAGAGCAGAATATGGATGTACATAGAGGACATGTAATAATAACAGAATAAACTTTTCgtaagtagagtagtaatttgttataaatcgtagtcagtgtcattttgaggggttgaattaggttgaaacctagtttgggggtatTGCTCCctccccacatgaactgcagtttgtatttatctatttatttacttatttattaaatttagatcccagattaaacaagaattaggttgaaacctagtttgaggGGGGTGTAGGGGGcctaggtagagtagtaatttgttataaatcataatctgCATCATTTTGTGGGACTGAATTAGgttcaaacctagtttgggggtgtgtgggggATATTGCCCTCCTCACATGAACTTccgtttgtatttatctatttatgaaATTTAGATCCcgcattaaacataaattaggttgaaacctagtttaggGGGTGTGAGGggcaattgccccccccccatcatgaactgcatgtctagaaggggaaagggatgtgtaaaagataatgttgtggggggggggggggggagggtgtgaggAGGTACGATCTGGAAAAGAaaagggttatgggtgggaattgtcctctctGGTGTGGTGGGCATTGGTTCAATGGGAACTGTCCTAGGCGGGAATTGatgggtgggaactgacctagaccCATTCTTAGAACAGGGAGAATTGTGTTGACTTTGGTTTC is a window of Microcaecilia unicolor chromosome 11, aMicUni1.1, whole genome shotgun sequence DNA encoding:
- the FAM222A gene encoding protein FAM222A, with protein sequence MLACLQRSQNPPAQHLICPNKALEPRKCEAMASVHSPRYPSPAELDAYAQKVANSPLTIKIFPTNIRVPQHKHLNRTVNGFDTTGQRYSPYPVLNNGYQGLLAIVKASSKSIVKNSEGKRAKMSPAQVGVAPYPVSSTLVQGQACSGQLNYHSSQKHMEAPVPPNVTVATSVIPITGRNLTLQQSNLPSIQSIIYQINQQCQAQVSQQACQGVVVTNPSPAKHGMANGFTTMAAGAVTYAGTVLQDCRTGADLAVSSNTTVALGPKPAVYPDGMDYLIWQQKHQQLRMYSGGSGGGGAISKSPEMCMGVSRPYTLTSTVEKVSSSPLNCVGLHGNFSVGQYFAPPWNSILVTPTSDCYNPQDLANAHREFGVHPSDGLSSLPSKTLCNTSILSSSLQSLEYLINDIHPPCIKEQMLGKGYETVSVPRLLDHQHAHIRLPVYR